A portion of the Bacillus sp. es.034 genome contains these proteins:
- a CDS encoding YtzH-like family protein — protein sequence MPLNSQNQMQLLSDILSNHSTDCCGSVSECEQVERLVKSLMVNADIHENVKPVLQEIYQYSQSGISSSDLSNHITTNKQNLSQWVTDMNSYS from the coding sequence ATGCCTTTAAATTCACAGAATCAAATGCAGTTGTTATCAGATATATTAAGCAATCATTCGACTGATTGCTGCGGTTCGGTTTCGGAATGTGAGCAGGTTGAACGGCTGGTCAAGTCATTGATGGTCAATGCCGATATTCATGAAAACGTCAAACCCGTTCTGCAGGAAATTTATCAGTACAGTCAAAGCGGGATTTCCTCATCTGATTTATCGAACCATATTACGACGAATAAACAAAACCTGTCCCAATGGGTCACGGATATGAACAGCTACTCCTGA
- a CDS encoding MBL fold metallo-hydrolase — METLKVGDLTIHWLNGGVTHMDGGAMFGVVPKPLWSKKYEVNEYNQIELRTDPLFFQWEGKNVLIESGIGKGKLNDKQKRNYGVHEESDIEASLSSLGLTPNDIDVVLMTHMHFDHACGLTKVEGEELVPVFPNAVIYTSQVEWDEMRNPNVRSRNTYWKENWESIQSQVETFKDEMEVLPGIKMVHTGGHSDGHSIIIIEHGGETFIHMADIMPTHAHKNPLWVLAYDDYPMTSIGAKEKWIGKAIEEEYWFLFYHDAVYRGIKWNRDGEIMDKVMREK, encoded by the coding sequence ATGGAAACGTTGAAGGTTGGAGATCTTACGATACACTGGTTGAACGGCGGCGTGACTCACATGGATGGGGGAGCCATGTTTGGAGTGGTTCCAAAGCCGCTGTGGTCCAAGAAGTATGAAGTCAATGAATACAACCAGATCGAATTGCGAACCGATCCGCTATTCTTTCAGTGGGAAGGGAAAAATGTCTTGATCGAATCGGGTATCGGCAAAGGGAAGCTGAATGATAAACAAAAGCGCAATTACGGTGTGCATGAAGAATCGGATATTGAAGCATCCCTTTCATCCCTTGGCCTTACGCCAAACGACATTGATGTAGTCTTGATGACACACATGCACTTTGACCATGCTTGCGGATTGACGAAGGTTGAGGGGGAGGAACTGGTTCCTGTCTTCCCGAATGCCGTCATCTACACTTCTCAGGTGGAATGGGATGAGATGAGGAATCCCAATGTGCGCTCCCGCAATACATACTGGAAGGAAAATTGGGAAAGCATTCAATCCCAAGTGGAAACGTTCAAAGACGAGATGGAAGTCCTTCCGGGGATCAAGATGGTCCACACCGGAGGTCACAGTGACGGCCATTCGATCATCATCATAGAGCATGGCGGAGAGACATTCATTCATATGGCAGATATTATGCCGACCCATGCACACAAAAATCCATTATGGGTACTCGCTTATGATGACTATCCGATGACATCCATCGGGGCAAAAGAAAAATGGATAGGGAAAGCGATTGAAGAAGAGTACTGGTTCCTTTTCTATCACGATGCGGTTTATAGAGGCATCAAGTGGAACAGGGACGGGGAAATCATGGATAAGGTAATGAGGGAAAAATAA
- the trmB gene encoding tRNA (guanosine(46)-N7)-methyltransferase TrmB: MRLRHKPWASEKISDHPQYVVAEPQEKKGQWNKEFGNDNPIHIEVGTGKGQFVTEMARANPGVNYIGIELYESVIVTALDRLIEAELPNVKLLNVDARNLTEYFEAGEVDRVYLNFSDPWPKNRHEKRRLTYKDFLSIYEQILVKGGEIHFKTDNQGLFEYSLKSFSWYGLHLNFLSLDLHNSEFEGNIMTEYEEKFSAKGQRIYRVEAQFQN; the protein is encoded by the coding sequence ATGCGTTTACGTCATAAACCATGGGCTTCTGAGAAAATCAGTGATCATCCACAGTATGTTGTGGCAGAACCCCAGGAGAAAAAAGGTCAATGGAACAAAGAGTTTGGGAACGATAACCCGATCCATATCGAGGTAGGGACAGGAAAAGGTCAATTCGTCACGGAGATGGCAAGGGCCAATCCGGGCGTTAATTATATAGGAATCGAGTTATATGAAAGTGTCATCGTGACGGCTCTTGATCGCCTGATTGAAGCAGAACTTCCGAACGTTAAGCTATTGAATGTCGATGCAAGGAATCTCACGGAATACTTCGAAGCAGGGGAAGTGGACAGGGTCTATTTAAACTTCTCTGATCCTTGGCCGAAGAACCGCCATGAAAAACGCCGCCTGACATACAAGGACTTCTTATCCATTTATGAACAAATCCTGGTCAAAGGCGGGGAAATCCACTTTAAGACAGATAATCAAGGATTATTCGAGTACTCCCTAAAGAGTTTCTCATGGTACGGACTTCATCTGAATTTCTTAAGTCTCGACCTTCATAACAGTGAATTCGAAGGCAATATCATGACAGAGTATGAAGAAAAATTCTCAGCCAAAGGGCAAAGAATCTACCGCGTCGAAGCCCAGTTTCAAAATTGA